A single window of Plasmodium malariae genome assembly, chromosome: 8 DNA harbors:
- the EHD gene encoding EH domain-containing protein, putative — MKKLLYRTEEETVVYDNVLEGLYSLYKTYILELENEFNYYHFYKPLLTSGDFLSKPMILLLGQYSTGKTTFIKHLIEKEYCGMRIGPEPTTDKFVAVMYNEKEQLIPGNALVSDITKPFSQLESFGNSFLSKLECSNTSSDVLKSITIIDTPGVLSGIKQISRGYDFEKVIYWFAQRVDLILLIFDAHKLDISDEFRRCIQAIKGQDSKIRIILNKADTINTQQLMRVYGSLMWSLGIVINTPEVNRVYIGSFWDKKLMHDENRSIFEEEASDLYKELSKIPRNSTMIRLNDFIKRCRTLKVHIYLLSHLRKKLPYFRKDYIKRKLIRSLDKIYEEVAKDYNLPLGDFPPVQFMKEKLFDIDWIKIPKLDLKKIERINKVLNIHIPQLLEMIPKESVTVEHSRFETQEGTIVENKLTPFLELTSGEIPLWVKQKYLMSPIDTSKYSDDFYKLGPNDLGKLSGEQVKQDLIKSKLPSSVLHKIWNLADISKDGYLDLFEYSLARHFIEMKAEGFDLPSKVPKDIINAHEY, encoded by the coding sequence ATGAAGAAGCTGCTGTACAGGACGGAGGAAGAAACGGTGGTGTATGATAACGTGTTGGAGGGTTTGTATTCGTTGTATAAGACATATATCTTAGAATTAGAAAATGAATTTAactattatcatttttataaacctTTGTTAACAAGCGGAGATTTTTTATCAAAGCCTATGATCTTGTTATTAGGACAATATTCAACAGGAAAGACAACGTTcataaaacatttaattgAAAAGGAATATTGTGGTATGAGAATAGGTCCTGAGCCCACAACAGATAAGTTCGTAGCAGTTatgtataatgaaaaagaacaGCTGATACCAGGTAATGCATTAGTTAGTGATATAACGAAACCATTTTCCCAGTTAGAAAGTTTTGGTAATAGCTTTTTATCAAAACTAGAATGTTCCAATACATCTAGTGATGTATTAAAGTCTATAACAATAATTGATACTCCAGGTGTGTTAAGtggaataaaacaaattagtAGAGGTTATGATTTTGAAAAAGTAATTTACTGGTTTGCACAAAGAGTagatttaatattattaatatttgatGCACATAAATTAGATATATCCGATGAATTTAGAAGGTGTATACAAGCTATAAAAGGTCAGGACTCCAAAATAcgaattatattaaataaagcgGATACAATAAATACACAACAGTTAATGAGAGTATATGGTTCATTAATGTGGTCATTGGGTATAGTAATAAATACACCAGAAGTAAATAGAGTCTATATTGGTTCCTTTTgggataaaaaattaatgcatGATGAAAATAGGAGTATATTTGAAGAAGAAGCATCTGATTTATATAAAGAGTTATCAAAAATACCAAGGAATTCAACAATGATAAGATTAaatgattttattaaaagGTGTAGAACGTTAAAAGTtcatatttatcttttatctCATTTAAGAAAGAAATTACCATATTTTAGAAAAGATTATattaaaaggaaattaaTACGTTCtttagataaaatatatgaagaagTAGCAAAGGATTATAATTTACCACTTGGTGATTTTCCACCTGTACAGTTcatgaaagaaaaattatttgatatTGATTGGATAAAAATACCAAAATTagatttgaaaaaaattgaaagaataaataaagtgttaaatattcatataccACAATTATTAGAAATGATACCAAAAGAATCTGTAACAGTTGAGCATTCAAGATTCGAAACCCAAGAAGGAACGATtgtagaaaataaattaactcCATTTTTAGAATTAACATCAGGGGAAATTCCTTTATGggttaaacaaaaatatttaatgagTCCAATAGATACATCAAAATATTCCGATGATTTTTATAAACTTGGTCCAAACGATTTAGGAAAATTATCAGGGGAACAAGTCAAACAAGATTTAATTAAAAGCAAATTGCCAAGTTCTGTTTTACACAAAATATGGAACTTGGCTGATATCAGCAAAGATGGCTACCTAGACTTGTTCGAGTATTCTCTGGCTCGACACTTCATCGAGATGAAAGCAGAGGGCTTCGATTTGCCTTCCAAGGTACCAAAGGATATAATAAATGCGCACGAGTATTGA
- the IMC1e gene encoding inner membrane complex protein 1e, putative translates to MFNNCAEVSKCRGQEPKFCDTCNDETTKSEPNEQYYSVVDKIFSKSTSQDDGENYMKNPPQNARLLKPLIQEKIVEIMKPEIEEKIIEVPQVHYIEKLVEVPHVILQEKLIHVPKPVIHERIKKCPKTIFQEKVVEVPQIKVVDKIVEVPQYVYQEKIIEVPKIMVQERIIPVPKKVIKEKIVEIPQIELKNVNIEKVQEIPEYIPEVVKKDVPYTQIVDRPFHVEKIVEVPHVQHIYRNIVSPQYRHIPKPVEVPMAHYRTFPVEKIVDRNVPVPVELQIVQEFLCPKIEARYKEIPVPVHVQRIIEHPIPKDAMNNPLLLPLYYQEDQINNKNNNGNSGYNNSGNCYNNSSNSYNNSSTGYCNMMQSNRENNTKNCFTFNWNKNNNDHTKIAKMKNPSVELLLHNDKNQNISTTYNEPNTINENFTPSTNNMYMNNTNFKDTFNNPYTYNEEVDFSKTIPPTMNLPYLNSIQSAHNMGPYSASLNQYPSEMRQYPSDLKQYPSELRQYPSNMNQYSSNANQYSTNTNQYSPAMNSIPYDSNGIFKKNNSMNFSNHSVGTLNNSYTTISPIVPPVQSEQA, encoded by the coding sequence ATGTTCAACAACTGCGCGGAGGTGTCTAAGTGCAGGGGACAAGAACCAAAATTTTGTGATACATGTAATGACGAAACAACAAAAAGTGAACCTAACGAACAGTATTACTCAGTTGTagacaaaatattttctaaaagtACTAGCCAAGATGACGgggaaaattatatgaaaaatccACCACAGAATGCAAGACTTTTAAAACCTCTAATTCAAGAAAAAATTgtagaaataatgaaaccagaaattgaagaaaaaattattgaagtACCTCAAGTacattatatagaaaaactTGTAGAAGTACCACATGTTATTTTACAAGAAAAACTTATACATGTACCTAAACCTGTTATTCAtgaaaggataaaaaaatgcCCGAAGACGATTTTTCAAGAAAAAGTAGTTGAAGTTCCACAGATAAAAGTAGTTGACAAAATTGTTGAAGTACCTCAGTATGTATatcaagaaaaaattatagaagtACCTAAAATTATGGTTCAAGAAAGAATCATACCTGTACCTAAAAAAgtgataaaagaaaaaattgttgAAATACCAcaaatagaattaaaaaatgtaaatattgaaaaagtaCAAGAAATACCTGAGTATATCCCAGAAGTAGTAAAAAAAGATGTTCCTTATACTCAAATTGTCGATAGACCTTTTCATGTGGAAAAAATAGTTGAGGTACCACATGTACAACATATTTACAGAAATATTGTTTCTCCTCAATATAGACATATTCCAAAACCTGTTGAAGTACCTATGGCACATTATAGGACATTCCCAGTGGAAAAAATAGTTGATCGAAATGTACCGGTACCTGTCGAACTTCAAATTGTACAAGAATTCCTTTGTCCAAAAATTGAAGCAagatataaagaaatacCCGTACCTGTGCATGTACAACGTATTATTGAACATCCTATTCCGAAAGATGCAATGAATAACCCTCTTCTGTTGCCCCTATATTATCAAGAAGATCAgattaacaataaaaacaataatggtaatagtggttataataatagtggaaattgttataataacagtagcaatagttataataatagtagcaCTGGCTATTGTAATATGATGCAATCCAATAgagaaaataatacaaaaaattgtttCACGTTTAAttggaataaaaataataatgaccACACCAAAATTGCTAAAATGAAAAACCCTTCTGTAGAATTGTTATTACATAATGacaaaaatcaaaatatttcTACTACTTATAATGAGCCAAATACCATAAACGAAAATTTTACTCCATCAACTAATAACATGTACatgaataatacaaattttaagGATACTTTTAATAATCCATATACGTACAATGAAGAAGTCGACTTTAGTAAAACTATTCCTCCTACCATGAATTTACCTTATCTTAACAGCATCCAGAGTGCACACAACATGGGCCCCTACTCAGCCAGTTTGAATCAGTACCCCTCCGAAATGAGGCAATATCCCTCCGATTTGAAGCAATACCCATCCGAATTGAGACAGTACCCGTCCAATATGAACCAATATTCGTCTAACGCAAACCAGTACTCTACTAACACGAATCAGTACTCACCCGCTATGAACAGTATCCCCTACGATAGTAATggtattttcaaaaaaaacaacTCCATGAATTTTAGTAATCATAGTGTTGGTACCCTCAACAATTCCTACACCACCATATCTCCCATCGTCCCCCCGGTTCAAAGTGAGCAAGCTTAA